The stretch of DNA GGGCAGCCACGGCTGGTCGCCGGGGGACGAAGTGCTCGGCTTCCGGCTGCTCGGCGGGCACGCCCAGTACGTGACCGCGCCCGCCGACCAGCTGGTGGCCAAGCCCGCCACGATGAGCTGGGCCGAGGCCGGCTCGCTCTCCGCCTCCGGCCAGACCGCCCACGTCGCCCTCACCGAGCTGGGCGTGGGCCCCGGCGACACCCTGCTCCTGCACGGTGCCTCCGGCGGCGTCGGCACGGTGGCCGTCCAGCTCGCCCGCCACTGGGGCGCCACCGTGATCGGCGTGGCCAGCGCCCCCAACCACGACCACCTCCGCGCCCTCGGCGCCACCCCGGTCGCGTACGGCCCCGGCCTCGCCGACCGCATCCGCGCCGCCGCCCCCACCGGCGTCACCGCCGTCCTGGACGCGGCCGGCCACGGCTCCCTCGACGCCTCCCTCGACCTCGGCGCCCCACTCGACCGGATCGGCACCATCGTCGACTACCCCGCCGCCCTGCGCCTCGGCCTCCGCACCCTCCGCGGCCCCCGCACCGCCACCCGCCTCGCCGAACTCACCGACCTCCACACCGCCGGCGCCCTCCACCTCACCATCGCCGCCACCCTCCCCCTCTCCCGGGCCCCCGAAGCCCACCACCTCGTCGAAGCCGGCCACACCCGCGGCAAGCTCGTCCTCACCCCCTGGCCGACCGGGTGACCTCGATTTCTGCTTTCGCCCGCTGACCAGGTAATGTTCTCGACGTCAGCAAGCGCCGCTAGCTCAGTTGGTTAGAGCAGCTGACTCTTAATCAGCGGGTCCGGGGTTCGAGTCCCTGGCGGCGCACAGACAGACTGAAGGCCCTTCGCGAAAGCGGAGGGCCTTCAGTCGTTCATCAGGACCGTGAGCCTGCTTCGGTCAGCCGAAGTAGCTGTGGAAGGTGTTCGAGAACTCCTTGCCGCCGTACTGGTCCCAGTTGATCGACCAGGTCATCAGGCCGCGGAGGCTCGGCTGGGGGCCGCTGAGGGGGACGTAGGTGCCGCAGTTGGTGGCCTTGGTGAGGCAGTCGAGGGCCTTGTCGACCTCGGTGGGGGTGACGTAGCCGTTGCCCGCGTAGGAGTTGGCGGGCATGCCGATGGCGAGCTGGGAGGGGGCCAGGGGCGGGAACATGTTGGCGGTGTTGCCGGCGACCGGGAAGCCCTTGAGGAGCATGTCGGTCATCGCGACGTGGAAGTCGGCGCCGCCCATCGAGTGGTACTGGTTGTCGAGGCCCATGATCGAGCCCGAGTTGTAGTCCTGGACGTGCAGCAGGGTGAGGTCACCCCGCATGGCGTAGATCACCGGCAGGAACGCCCCCGCCCGCGGGTCCTGGCCGCCCCAGGGGCCGGAGCCGTAGTACTGGTAGCCGAGCTGGACGAAGAAGGTCTCCGGCGCCATGGTCAGCACGAAGCCCGAGCCGTACCTGGCCTTCAGGGCCTTGAGCGCCGAGATCAGGTTGACGATCACCGGCGTGGTCGGGTTCTTGAAGTCGGTGTCGCCGGTGTTGAGCGAGAGCGAGTGGCCCTCGAAGTCGACGTCCAGGCCGTTCAGGCCCCACTTGTCGATGATCGCGGAGACCGAGGAGACGAAGGCGTCCCGGGCCGCCGTGGTGGTGAGCTGGACCTCGCCGTTCTGGCCGCCGATCGAGAGCAGCACCTTCTTGCCCTTGGCCTGCTTGGCCGCGATCGCCGCCTTGAAGTCGGCGTCGGACTCGGCCGTCGGGCACTCGGTGGTGGAGCAGCGGTTGAAGTGGATGGTGCCGGAGGTCACCGAGTCGGGCTCGCCGAAGGCGAGGTCGATCACGTCCCAGCTGTCCGGCACGTCCGCCATCTTCAGGTACCCGGCGCCGTTGGCGAAGCTCGCGTGCAGGTAGCCGACCAGCGCGTGGGCGGGCAGCCCGCCGGAGGGCGGCGGGGTGGTGGTCGGCGAGGAGGAGGGGGACGAGGACGGGGAGGAGCTGGGCGAGGAGGACGGGGACGAGGAGGGCGAGGAGGACGGCGAGCTGGACGGGGAGGGGGAGGCCGAGGTGGACGGCGACGGGGAGGGGGACGGGGCGCCCGGGCCGTCGAGGGAGACGTCGTCGGCGTAGTAGGTGCCCTGGCCGTACCAGCCGTGGGTGTAGACGGTGGCCGTGGTCTGGGTGGCGGTGGTGGTGAAGGTGGTGGAGAGCTTCTGGTAGGCGCCGCCGGTGCCGGGGGTCCAGGTGCTGCTGCCGCCGTTGACGCCGAGGTAGACGTAGGCGCCGTTGACGTAGGCGCTGAGGGTGTAGGTGGTGTTGGGGGCCACGGTCACCGTCTGCGAACACTGGGCGGAGTCACTGGCCGAGGCCGCGCCGGCCAGGGCGTAGCTGCCGCTGTGGGCGTGGCCGGTGACCACGCTGCCGGTGGCGCCGGTGCAGCTCCAGGGGGCGAGGGAGCCGGATTCGAAGCCGCCGTTGGTGAGGAACTCGCCCGCCGAGGCGGAGGAGGCCAGGCCGAAGCTGAGGGCGACGGCGCCGGTGGCGGCCAGCGCGAAGGCGGTGCCGGCCGCGAGGGCCGATCTGGGAGTGCGCAGGTGGGAGGTACGCATGTGGGGGTGTGCTCCTGCCGAGAGTTGTGGGGGAACGTCCGACACGTGGTGGGGGAGCCCGGCTGGACTAGACCACTGAAGCGAAGAGCCAACACCGTGTCAATGGGGATGTCAGGTGCTGAGCAGCCGTCAGGCAGACCTCCGGTTGCGGCCCGCCAGGGCCCACCGCACCGTGGAGTGGTGACCGCACCCGCCTACCTGAGGTACCCCCACCTGCGCGACGGGCTGCTCACCTGCACCGCCGAGGACGATGTCTGGGCCGCCCCGCTGCACCCGGACGGCAGCGTCGGCCGGGCCTGGCGGGTCAGCTGCGACCGCACCCGGGTCAGCCACCCCCGCCTCTCCCCCGACGGCGCCACCGTCGCCTGGACGAGCTGGCAGACCCTCACCCCGGAGGTGTTCACCGCGCCGGTCGACGGCGGTGAGGCCGTCCGGCTGACCTACTGGGGCAGCCAGGACACCCGGGTGCGGGGCTGGCTGCCGGACGGCGAAGTGCTCGCCGTGACCTCGTACCACGAACCCTTCGCCCACTACACCTGGGCGTACGCGCTGCCCCCGGACGGCTCCCCCGGCCACCGGATGCCCTGGGGGCCGGTCAACGACGCGCAGGCCGACCGCGAGCACACCGTGCTGCTGACCGCCGCCGCCCCGCACGAGCCGAGCGCCTGGAAGCGGTACCGGGGCGGGGCCACCGGGCGGCTCTGGCGGGACACCACCGAGCTGCTGCCGGGGCACCGGGGCCACCTGGCCTCGCCGATGCCGGTGGGCGGCCGGATCGCCTTCCTCTCCGACCACGAGGGCGTGGGCAACCTCTACTCCTGCCGCCCGGACGGCTCCGACCTGCGGCGGCACACCGACCACGCCACCTACTACGCGCGCGAGGCCGCCACCGACGGCACCCGGGTGGTCTACCAGCACGCGGGCGACCTCTGGCTGCTCGACAGCCTGGACTCCCCCGCGCCGCGCCGCCTCGACGTGCCGCTCGGCGGCACCCGGGCCGGGCGGCGGCCCTACCCGGTGGCCACCGCCGGGCAGGTCAAGGACCTGATCTGCGACTACACCGGCCGGGCCAGCGCGATCACCGTCCGGGGCAGCCTCTACTGGCTCACCCACCGGGACGGCCCGGCCCGGGTGATCGCGGACACCCCCGGCGTCCGGGCCCGGCTGCCCGTGCTGCTCGGCGCCACCGGCCGGCTGGCCTGGCTCACCGACGCCGAGGGCGCGGACGCCGTCGAGCTCGCCCCGCTGCCCGGGCGCGGCGGCGCCGACGGCCCGCACCGCCGGTTCGCGGCCGGCGAGCTCGGCCGGGCCCTGGAGCTGGCCGCCTCCCCCGACGGGCACACCCTGGCCGTCACCTCCGCCGACGGCCGACTGCTGCTGGTCTCGGCCGAGGACGGCGAGGTCCGCGAGGTCGCGGCCTCCGCGTACGGGCCGGTCACCAGCCCGGCCTTCTCCCCGGACTCGCGGTGGCTCACCTGGTCGCAACCGGTGGCCGGCCGTTCGCTTCGCAGCATCAAGTTGGCCCGGGTGGACGCGCCCGCGCTGCACCTCGACGTGACCGGCGGACGGTTCGAGGACGAGCACCCGGTCTTCACCCGGGACGGCCGCTTCCTGGTCTTCCTCTCCTGGCGCGGCTTCGACCCGGTGCACGACGTGCACACCGGCGACCTCTCCTTCCCGCTCGGCTGCCGCCCCTACCTCGTCCCGCTGGCCGCCGACACCCCCTCCCCGTTCGCCTCCCCCGCCGAGGGCCGCCCGCCGGTGGGCCTCGACCCCGAGGAGGCGGGCGGCGACGGCACCGTGACGGTCGAGCCGCAGGGTCTCGCCGAACGGCTGGTGCCCTTCCCGGTGATGGCCTCCAAGTACTCGGCCACCACCCCCGTCCGGGGCGGCGTGGCCTGGCTGCGCTGGCCGATCTCCGGCGCGCTCGGCGAGACCTTCGTCAACCCGGCCGACACCTCCGGCCGCCCCTCCCTGGAGTACTTCGACCTCGCCCGCGGCACCC from Kitasatospora sp. MMS16-BH015 encodes:
- a CDS encoding NADP-dependent oxidoreductase; translation: MLASLFRTPGGPEVLELAEVPVPVPGPGEVLVRVLAAGVQPADAAVRRGWSPPGTTVELPAIPGNEFAGVVERLGPGSHGWSPGDEVLGFRLLGGHAQYVTAPADQLVAKPATMSWAEAGSLSASGQTAHVALTELGVGPGDTLLLHGASGGVGTVAVQLARHWGATVIGVASAPNHDHLRALGATPVAYGPGLADRIRAAAPTGVTAVLDAAGHGSLDASLDLGAPLDRIGTIVDYPAALRLGLRTLRGPRTATRLAELTDLHTAGALHLTIAATLPLSRAPEAHHLVEAGHTRGKLVLTPWPTG
- a CDS encoding chitinase codes for the protein MRTSHLRTPRSALAAGTAFALAATGAVALSFGLASSASAGEFLTNGGFESGSLAPWSCTGATGSVVTGHAHSGSYALAGAASASDSAQCSQTVTVAPNTTYTLSAYVNGAYVYLGVNGGSSTWTPGTGGAYQKLSTTFTTTATQTTATVYTHGWYGQGTYYADDVSLDGPGAPSPSPSPSTSASPSPSSSPSSSPSSSPSSSPSSSPSSSPSSSPTTTPPPSGGLPAHALVGYLHASFANGAGYLKMADVPDSWDVIDLAFGEPDSVTSGTIHFNRCSTTECPTAESDADFKAAIAAKQAKGKKVLLSIGGQNGEVQLTTTAARDAFVSSVSAIIDKWGLNGLDVDFEGHSLSLNTGDTDFKNPTTPVIVNLISALKALKARYGSGFVLTMAPETFFVQLGYQYYGSGPWGGQDPRAGAFLPVIYAMRGDLTLLHVQDYNSGSIMGLDNQYHSMGGADFHVAMTDMLLKGFPVAGNTANMFPPLAPSQLAIGMPANSYAGNGYVTPTEVDKALDCLTKATNCGTYVPLSGPQPSLRGLMTWSINWDQYGGKEFSNTFHSYFG
- a CDS encoding S41 family peptidase, which codes for MGMSGAEQPSGRPPVAARQGPPHRGVVTAPAYLRYPHLRDGLLTCTAEDDVWAAPLHPDGSVGRAWRVSCDRTRVSHPRLSPDGATVAWTSWQTLTPEVFTAPVDGGEAVRLTYWGSQDTRVRGWLPDGEVLAVTSYHEPFAHYTWAYALPPDGSPGHRMPWGPVNDAQADREHTVLLTAAAPHEPSAWKRYRGGATGRLWRDTTELLPGHRGHLASPMPVGGRIAFLSDHEGVGNLYSCRPDGSDLRRHTDHATYYAREAATDGTRVVYQHAGDLWLLDSLDSPAPRRLDVPLGGTRAGRRPYPVATAGQVKDLICDYTGRASAITVRGSLYWLTHRDGPARVIADTPGVRARLPVLLGATGRLAWLTDAEGADAVELAPLPGRGGADGPHRRFAAGELGRALELAASPDGHTLAVTSADGRLLLVSAEDGEVREVAASAYGPVTSPAFSPDSRWLTWSQPVAGRSLRSIKLARVDAPALHLDVTGGRFEDEHPVFTRDGRFLVFLSWRGFDPVHDVHTGDLSFPLGCRPYLVPLAADTPSPFASPAEGRPPVGLDPEEAGGDGTVTVEPQGLAERLVPFPVMASKYSATTPVRGGVAWLRWPISGALGETFVNPADTSGRPSLEYFDLARGTRSTVVDKLDGFSVSGDGSCVAVFHAGSLMLHQLPSGGSPLSVDLRRISHTVHPAAEWRQSYHEAARIVRGEFWDAGMCGLDWDALVAQYEPLLDRIAGPDDFADLLRELLGELGTSHAYVTPSRRGEGPQPVQQALGLLGANVHRSPDGRWLVRRILPGESSDPRARAPLAGYGLRDGDELLAIAGRPPDPVRGPAPLLAGAGGSTVELTFRRGPGGPSRRIAVTPLTDERPIRYQDWVVGRRRLVREYSDGRCGYLHIPDLGGSGWAQFNRDLRRELAFDAVVLDVRGNAGGNVSELVLEKLSRRVLAWDFARGRLPVRYPRDAPRGPVVALADHATSSDGDVIIAAVKLLGLGPVVGTRTWGGVVGMTGRHTLGDGTQISVPKNASWFTGGTGWSIENQGVSPDVEVLRTPHDWARRSHPDLIEAVRLALHLADTHPPATPPPADTPRPDLRRPPLPPRNR